One Pseudomonas sp. AN-1 genomic region harbors:
- the grxB gene encoding glutaredoxin 2: MKLYLYDHCPFCVRAEMVAHYKQVPVEQVYLLNDDEASCFALIGAKQVPILQFDDGRAMGESLDIARRLDELGDPARPIRPHGDYLPIQEHMNQVRLAIWCLLFPRDIALDLPEFATAAARDYFQAKKEQIIQRPFSQALAETAEHKAAVEAMLASLPPLPLPSAHGGTLGWDDVLLYPGLRNLSMVRDLAFPPAVRAYVDEVARLTETATYFERAI; this comes from the coding sequence ATGAAGCTCTATCTGTACGACCACTGTCCCTTCTGCGTGCGCGCCGAGATGGTCGCCCACTACAAGCAGGTGCCGGTCGAGCAGGTCTACCTGCTCAACGATGACGAGGCGAGCTGCTTCGCGCTGATCGGCGCCAAGCAGGTGCCGATCCTGCAGTTCGACGACGGCCGCGCCATGGGCGAGAGCCTGGACATCGCCCGCAGGCTGGACGAACTGGGCGATCCGGCGCGGCCGATCCGCCCGCACGGCGACTACCTGCCGATCCAGGAGCACATGAACCAGGTGCGCCTGGCCATCTGGTGCCTGCTGTTCCCCCGCGACATCGCCCTGGACCTGCCGGAGTTCGCCACGGCGGCGGCGCGCGACTACTTCCAGGCCAAGAAGGAGCAGATCATCCAGCGCCCATTCAGCCAGGCCCTGGCGGAAACCGCCGAGCACAAGGCCGCGGTCGAGGCGATGCTGGCCAGCCTGCCGCCCCTGCCGCTGCCCAGCGCCCACGGCGGCACCCTGGGCTGGGACGACGTGCTGCTCTACCCCGGCCTGCGCAACCTGAGCATGGTCAGGGATCTCGCCTTCCCGCCGGCGGTGCGCGCCTACGTCGACGAGGTCGCCCGCCTCACCGAGACCGCCACCTACTTCGAGCGGGCGATCTGA
- a CDS encoding leucine-rich repeat-containing protein kinase family protein gives MHTLEQLRRGELAGARRLDLSAGLTELPDEILALADSLEVLNLSGNRLRHLPDWLPRLGKLRILFCSDNPFEQVPEVLGACAQLEMVGFKACRIRELPAAALPARLRWLILTDNALERLPAELGNCQRLQKMALAGNRLTALPDSLADLQRLELLRISANRLDSLPGWLTELPRLAWLAFAGNPCSDAREAQVLAEHPLPPIARESIALGEVLGQGASGIIQRAEWRLDGETAQPMAAKLFKGHVTSDGLAHSEMAACLAAGAHPNLIGVAGPLAEQAGAAPGLLLELIDPAFRPLAGPPSLANCTRDCYPSERRFDLDEALRIARGAAAAVAHLHGRGILHGDLYAHNLLVDPAGACLLGDFGAASFFDPASAQGRALQRIEARAFGHLLEELLQRCPEERQPERRHALAGLSERCLSPWVGERPDFAEILAALQGEPPATSA, from the coding sequence ATGCACACTCTCGAACAACTGCGCCGCGGCGAACTGGCCGGCGCCCGCCGCCTCGACCTGTCCGCCGGGCTGACCGAGCTTCCCGACGAAATCCTCGCCCTCGCCGACAGCCTCGAGGTGCTCAACCTCTCCGGCAACCGCCTGCGCCATCTTCCGGACTGGCTGCCGCGGCTGGGCAAGCTGCGCATCCTGTTCTGCTCGGACAACCCCTTCGAGCAGGTGCCGGAAGTTCTCGGCGCCTGCGCCCAGCTGGAGATGGTCGGCTTCAAGGCCTGCCGGATCCGCGAGCTGCCGGCGGCCGCGCTGCCCGCCCGGCTGCGCTGGCTGATCCTCACCGACAACGCCCTGGAGCGCCTGCCAGCCGAGCTGGGCAACTGCCAGCGCCTGCAGAAGATGGCGCTGGCCGGCAACCGCCTGACCGCGCTGCCGGACAGCCTGGCCGACCTGCAGCGCCTCGAGCTGCTGCGCATTTCCGCCAACCGCCTGGACAGCCTGCCCGGCTGGCTCACCGAGCTGCCGCGCCTGGCCTGGCTGGCCTTCGCCGGCAACCCGTGCAGCGACGCGCGCGAAGCGCAGGTGCTGGCCGAGCATCCGCTGCCGCCGATCGCCCGCGAGAGCATCGCACTGGGCGAGGTGCTCGGCCAGGGTGCCTCGGGGATCATCCAGCGCGCCGAGTGGCGCCTCGACGGCGAGACGGCGCAGCCGATGGCCGCCAAGCTGTTCAAGGGCCACGTCACCAGCGACGGCCTGGCGCACAGCGAGATGGCCGCCTGCCTGGCCGCCGGCGCGCATCCCAACCTGATCGGCGTCGCCGGCCCGCTGGCCGAGCAGGCCGGCGCCGCGCCCGGACTGCTGCTGGAACTGATCGACCCGGCCTTCCGGCCGCTGGCCGGGCCGCCGTCGCTGGCCAACTGCACCCGCGACTGCTACCCGAGCGAGCGCCGCTTCGACCTCGACGAGGCGCTGCGCATCGCCCGCGGCGCGGCCGCGGCGGTCGCCCACCTGCACGGGCGCGGCATCCTGCACGGCGACCTGTACGCCCACAACCTGCTGGTCGACCCGGCCGGCGCCTGCCTGCTCGGCGACTTCGGCGCCGCCTCCTTCTTCGATCCCGCCAGCGCCCAGGGCCGGGCCCTGCAGCGCATCGAGGCGCGCGCCTTCGGCCATCTGCTGGAGGAGCTGCTGCAGCGCTGCCCCGAGGAGCGGCAGCCCGAGCGCCGGCACGCGCTGGCCGGGCTGAGCGAGCGCTGCCTGAGCCCGTGGGTCGGCGAGCGGCCGGACTTCGCCGAGATACTCGCCGCCCTGCAGGGGGAGCCGCCGGCTACCAGTGCCTGA
- a CDS encoding HlyD family secretion protein: protein MSDETPPAPAAPPAPPPADPVSRGVKGVLGVILLSLLWYLLADRFTPYTQQARVQAFVVPVAAEVAGRVTRVRVRDNQMVEAGEVLFEVDPGQYQIAVERTRADLESTRRQIAASTAGIDSAQASLRAAEANQLKSQQDRDRLERLYREDPGTISLRRLEVSRATHVQAISQVAAARAEVQRAREQQGGSDEQNALLRSAAAAVEKAELDLANTRVRALSAGMITDLRTDVGQFAVAGNPVMTLITIQDVWINAEMTENNLGRIVPDTPVAIVLDVLPGEVFAGRVRSVGFGVSVGQSTAPGTLPKVENSRDWLRPAQRFPVIVEFAPGEVARLAGLRGIRVGGQADVMAFPTQGNPLNPLGRLFLYLMSWLSYGY, encoded by the coding sequence ATGAGTGACGAGACGCCGCCCGCCCCTGCGGCCCCGCCTGCCCCGCCGCCCGCCGACCCGGTCTCCCGCGGCGTGAAGGGCGTGCTCGGGGTGATCCTGCTCAGCCTGCTCTGGTACCTGCTGGCCGACCGCTTCACCCCCTACACGCAGCAGGCGCGGGTGCAGGCCTTCGTGGTGCCGGTGGCCGCCGAGGTGGCCGGTCGGGTGACCCGGGTGCGGGTGCGCGACAACCAGATGGTCGAGGCCGGCGAAGTACTCTTCGAAGTGGACCCCGGGCAGTACCAGATCGCCGTGGAACGGACGCGTGCCGACCTCGAGTCGACCCGCCGGCAGATCGCCGCCAGCACCGCCGGCATCGACTCGGCACAGGCCTCGCTGCGCGCCGCCGAGGCCAACCAGCTCAAGTCGCAGCAGGACCGGGATCGTCTCGAGCGGCTGTACCGCGAGGACCCCGGCACCATTTCCCTGCGCCGCCTAGAGGTGTCGCGGGCCACCCACGTGCAGGCCATCAGCCAGGTCGCCGCGGCGCGCGCCGAGGTGCAGCGGGCGCGCGAGCAGCAGGGCGGCAGCGACGAGCAGAACGCCCTGCTGCGCAGCGCCGCCGCCGCCGTGGAGAAGGCCGAGCTGGATCTCGCCAATACCCGGGTACGCGCGCTCTCGGCCGGCATGATCACCGACCTGCGCACCGATGTCGGCCAGTTCGCCGTGGCGGGCAACCCGGTGATGACCCTGATCACCATCCAGGACGTGTGGATCAATGCGGAAATGACCGAGAACAACCTCGGCCGGATCGTGCCGGACACCCCCGTGGCCATCGTGCTGGACGTGCTGCCCGGCGAGGTGTTCGCCGGCAGGGTGCGCAGCGTCGGCTTCGGCGTCAGCGTCGGCCAGAGCACCGCGCCCGGCACCCTGCCCAAGGTGGAGAACAGCCGCGACTGGCTGCGTCCGGCGCAGCGCTTCCCGGTGATCGTCGAGTTCGCCCCGGGCGAGGTGGCCAGGCTGGCCGGCCTGCGCGGCATCCGCGTCGGCGGCCAGGCCGACGTGATGGCGTTCCCGACGCAGGGCAACCCGCTCAACCCGCTCGGCCGCCTGTTCCTCTACCTGATGAGCTGGCTGTCCTATGGCTACTGA
- a CDS encoding sulfite exporter TauE/SafE family protein, giving the protein MSLTDFLLFGLPAVLLTGLSKGGFGGALGGIAVPLLALGLAPTQAAAVMLPILCVADLVGLRAYYGKWDLANLRIMLPGALVGVLIGSLTFELLNERVIGLLIGGIAVAFVLANLLRPAQPRPGLPPPKGKGTLLSTLAGFTSFVAHAGGPPIMMHLLPQQLDKVRYVATINVFFLLTNAVKLVPYAWLGQFSRDNLLISLSLAPFVPLGVWAGLWLQDKVNHLWFYRIARAGMLLAGIQLLVRHW; this is encoded by the coding sequence ATGTCCCTGACCGATTTCCTGCTCTTCGGCCTGCCTGCCGTCCTGCTCACCGGCCTGTCCAAGGGCGGCTTCGGCGGCGCCCTCGGTGGCATCGCCGTGCCGCTGCTGGCGCTGGGCCTGGCGCCGACCCAGGCGGCGGCGGTGATGCTGCCGATCCTCTGCGTCGCCGACCTGGTCGGCCTGCGCGCCTACTACGGCAAGTGGGATCTGGCCAACCTGAGGATCATGCTGCCGGGGGCGCTGGTCGGCGTGCTGATCGGCTCGCTGACCTTCGAGTTGCTCAACGAGCGGGTGATCGGCCTGCTGATCGGCGGCATCGCCGTGGCCTTCGTGCTGGCCAACCTGCTCAGGCCGGCGCAGCCGCGCCCCGGCCTGCCGCCGCCGAAGGGCAAGGGCACCCTGCTGTCCACCCTGGCCGGCTTCACCAGCTTCGTCGCCCACGCCGGCGGCCCGCCGATCATGATGCACCTGCTGCCGCAGCAGCTGGACAAGGTGCGCTACGTGGCCACCATCAACGTCTTCTTCCTGCTCACCAACGCGGTCAAGCTGGTGCCCTATGCCTGGCTGGGCCAGTTCAGCCGGGACAACCTGCTGATCAGCCTGAGCCTGGCGCCCTTCGTGCCGCTGGGCGTGTGGGCCGGGCTGTGGCTGCAGGACAAGGTCAACCACCTGTGGTTCTACCGCATCGCCCGCGCCGGCATGCTGCTGGCCGGCATCCAGCTGCTGGTCAGGCACTGGTAG
- a CDS encoding MATE family efflux transporter, with protein sequence MPEPQRLRQILVLGLPIIGGMLSQSLINLVDAAMVGHLGETALAGVGIGSYANFMVIALVMGLGSGVQALVARRRGEGRLAEVASPLNAGLLLALLVGLPLGLLCWWAAPWIIDLLADDPAVAAIGQDYFQWRVLAVAAVGLNFAFRGFWNGSHRSGMYMRILLGMHLFNAALSYCLIHGRLGLPALGAEGSGLGTCIALWLGSLVYAVQTWRVARGGGFLRQRPPAMELRVLLRLALPNSLHQFLFATGITILFWIIAQIGTAELAVAHVLINLTLLLILPAIGLGMAATTLVSHSLGEGDVEAAHRWGWEVVRIAAFGLALLGVPFWLCPEAILGLFVTDPALIELGTLPLRLTGLGMVLDAGTLVLTQALLGAGASRTVMAISLGNQWLVLLPLTYLLGPVLGYGLLAIWSLYILQRGLVSAVFGLMWQRRAWARIQL encoded by the coding sequence ATGCCCGAGCCCCAGCGCCTGCGCCAGATCCTCGTCCTCGGCCTGCCGATCATCGGCGGCATGCTCAGCCAGAGCCTGATCAACCTGGTGGATGCGGCGATGGTCGGCCACCTGGGCGAAACGGCGCTGGCCGGGGTCGGCATCGGCAGCTACGCCAACTTCATGGTCATCGCCCTGGTCATGGGCCTGGGCTCCGGCGTGCAGGCGCTGGTGGCGCGCCGCCGCGGCGAAGGACGCCTGGCCGAAGTGGCCAGCCCGCTCAACGCCGGCCTGCTGCTCGCCCTGCTGGTCGGCCTGCCGCTGGGGCTGCTGTGCTGGTGGGCCGCGCCCTGGATCATCGACCTGCTGGCCGACGACCCGGCGGTGGCCGCCATCGGCCAAGACTACTTCCAGTGGCGGGTGCTGGCGGTCGCCGCGGTCGGCCTGAACTTCGCCTTCCGCGGCTTCTGGAACGGCAGCCACCGCTCGGGCATGTACATGCGCATCCTGCTCGGCATGCACCTGTTCAACGCCGCGCTCAGCTACTGCCTGATCCACGGCCGGCTCGGCCTGCCGGCCCTCGGCGCCGAGGGCTCCGGGCTGGGCACCTGCATCGCCCTCTGGCTCGGCTCGCTGGTCTACGCCGTGCAGACCTGGCGGGTGGCGCGCGGCGGCGGCTTCCTGCGCCAGCGCCCGCCGGCCATGGAGCTGCGCGTGCTGCTGCGCCTGGCGCTGCCCAACTCGCTGCACCAGTTCCTGTTCGCCACCGGCATCACCATCCTGTTCTGGATCATCGCGCAGATCGGCACCGCCGAGCTGGCGGTGGCCCACGTGCTGATCAACCTGACCCTGCTGCTGATCCTGCCGGCCATCGGCCTGGGCATGGCGGCCACCACCCTGGTCAGCCACAGCCTCGGCGAGGGCGACGTGGAGGCGGCGCACCGCTGGGGCTGGGAGGTGGTGCGCATCGCCGCCTTCGGCCTGGCCCTGCTGGGCGTGCCGTTCTGGCTGTGCCCCGAGGCGATCCTCGGCCTGTTCGTCACCGATCCGGCGCTGATCGAGCTGGGCACCTTGCCGCTGCGCCTGACCGGGCTGGGCATGGTGCTGGACGCCGGCACCCTGGTGCTGACCCAGGCGCTGCTCGGCGCCGGCGCCAGCCGCACGGTGATGGCGATCAGCCTGGGCAACCAGTGGCTGGTGCTGCTGCCGCTGACCTACCTGCTCGGCCCCGTGCTCGGCTACGGCCTGCTGGCGATCTGGAGCCTGTACATCCTGCAGCGCGGCCTGGTGTCGGCGGTGTTCGGCCTGATGTGGCAGCGCCGCGCCTGGGCGCGCATCCAGCTGTAG
- a CDS encoding potassium channel family protein: MLLNLLVGIPAMLLCLLMEAYIVVVCLRYYVSYYSRTGKAGAGDQTLLWDCLVLGLVMLLMMLGYFVQIALWAGLFMLLGEFDAFATSIYYSGVTFATLGYGDIVLSERWRLLGALEAGNGVLMLGISTGVMTAAVREVIKHNMERLGRGSNG; this comes from the coding sequence ATGCTGCTCAACCTGCTGGTCGGCATTCCCGCCATGCTGCTGTGCCTGCTCATGGAGGCCTACATCGTGGTCGTGTGCCTGCGCTACTACGTGAGCTACTACAGCCGCACCGGCAAGGCTGGCGCAGGCGACCAGACCCTGCTGTGGGACTGCCTGGTGCTGGGCCTGGTGATGCTGCTGATGATGCTCGGCTACTTCGTGCAGATCGCTCTGTGGGCTGGCCTGTTCATGCTGCTTGGCGAGTTCGACGCGTTCGCCACGTCGATCTACTACTCGGGGGTGACCTTCGCCACCCTCGGCTATGGCGACATCGTCCTCTCCGAGCGCTGGCGCCTGCTCGGCGCCCTCGAGGCCGGCAACGGCGTGCTGATGCTGGGAATCTCCACCGGGGTGATGACCGCCGCGGTGCGGGAGGTGATCAAGCACAACATGGAGAGGCTCGGGCGCGGGTCGAACGGTTAA
- a CDS encoding sensor domain-containing diguanylate cyclase — protein MHLSTEFRIDLRRLILLLAVTTALLTLANTFYASYQAQRVLLIRQTLEANRVYASKLAESTESLLAAARQQLAYSATHLAPQLDQPQQLAMEAERLRLQTDSFNSTFIVRDDRTLLAVSPPTLHGVGVSIDSDGAREALEKREPLVSRPFMSASGRLIIAISHPIHSSDGHYRGYVGGAIYLREESVLGALLGEHFYRDGSYLYVVDRHGQVLYHRDSERVGETMRSDPALEAVIRGESGSRRVISRHGVDMLAGYAPVPSTGWGIVAQRPTQAALAELNEMMLGILGNAIPVSLLTLLGLWWLSRLIARPLWQLASNARHLDSQAAGEQIRQVRAWYYEAGQLKQALLAGLAQFSLKIGQLNLDSITDPLTGLLNRRGMQLALEQWQLSGHAYAVIAIDIDHFKEVNDRFGHDVGDQLLRHLAQLMQQIARQADVLCRFGGEEFVMLLPRTTLVDACGVAERLRQCVADSPSPDGTTVTISLGVAHCPDSRNGTETVLKKADQALYAAKHQGRNRVVIAGAA, from the coding sequence ATGCACCTCTCCACCGAGTTCAGGATCGATCTGCGTCGCCTGATTCTGCTCCTGGCCGTGACGACCGCCCTGCTGACGCTGGCCAATACCTTCTATGCCAGCTATCAGGCGCAGCGCGTCCTGCTGATCCGCCAGACCCTGGAGGCCAACCGGGTCTACGCCAGCAAGCTCGCCGAGAGTACCGAAAGCCTGCTCGCGGCGGCACGCCAGCAGCTGGCCTACAGCGCCACCCACCTGGCGCCGCAGCTCGACCAGCCGCAGCAGCTGGCCATGGAGGCCGAGCGCCTGCGGCTGCAGACCGACAGCTTCAACTCCACCTTCATCGTCCGCGACGACCGCACCCTGCTCGCCGTCTCCCCCCCGACCCTGCACGGCGTGGGCGTCAGCATCGACAGCGACGGTGCCCGCGAGGCACTGGAAAAGCGCGAGCCGCTGGTGAGCCGGCCCTTCATGTCGGCCAGCGGCCGGCTGATCATCGCCATCAGCCATCCGATCCACAGCAGCGACGGCCACTACCGCGGCTATGTCGGCGGCGCCATCTACCTGCGCGAGGAGAGCGTGCTCGGCGCCCTGCTCGGCGAGCACTTCTACCGCGATGGCTCCTACCTGTACGTGGTCGACCGCCACGGGCAGGTCCTCTATCACCGCGACTCGGAGCGGGTGGGCGAAACCATGCGCTCCGATCCGGCGCTGGAGGCGGTGATCCGCGGCGAGAGCGGCAGCCGTCGGGTGATCAGCCGCCACGGCGTCGACATGCTGGCCGGCTATGCGCCGGTGCCCAGCACAGGCTGGGGCATAGTCGCCCAGCGGCCGACCCAGGCCGCCCTGGCCGAGCTCAACGAGATGATGCTCGGCATCCTGGGCAACGCGATCCCGGTCTCGCTGCTCACCCTGCTGGGGCTGTGGTGGCTGTCGCGGCTGATCGCCCGGCCGCTCTGGCAACTGGCCAGCAACGCCCGCCACCTCGACTCGCAGGCGGCGGGCGAGCAGATCCGCCAGGTGCGCGCCTGGTACTACGAGGCAGGCCAGCTCAAGCAGGCCCTGCTGGCGGGGCTGGCACAGTTCAGCCTGAAGATCGGCCAGCTCAACCTCGACTCGATCACCGACCCGCTGACAGGGCTGCTCAACCGCCGCGGCATGCAGCTCGCCCTCGAACAGTGGCAGCTCAGCGGCCATGCCTATGCGGTGATCGCCATCGACATCGACCACTTCAAGGAGGTCAACGACCGCTTCGGTCACGATGTCGGCGACCAGCTGCTGCGCCACCTCGCCCAGTTGATGCAGCAGATCGCCCGCCAGGCCGACGTGCTGTGCCGCTTCGGCGGCGAGGAATTCGTCATGCTGCTGCCCCGCACCACCCTGGTCGACGCCTGCGGCGTGGCCGAGCGGCTGCGCCAGTGCGTGGCCGACAGCCCGAGTCCGGACGGCACCACGGTGACCATTTCCCTCGGCGTCGCCCATTGCCCCGACAGCCGCAACGGCACCGAGACGGTGCTGAAGAAGGCCGACCAGGCGCTCTACGCGGCCAAGCACCAGGGGCGCAACCGGGTGGTCATCGCCGGCGCAGCCTGA
- a CDS encoding 4a-hydroxytetrahydrobiopterin dehydratase has protein sequence MNSLSQAHCEACRADAPQVSESELAELIHEIPDWSIEVRDGVMQLEKVFAFPDFQRALNFTNAVGALAEMEGHHPALLTEWGKVTVTWWTHKIGGLHRNDFIMAARTDHAAQHAEGHRQS, from the coding sequence ATGAACAGCCTGTCCCAAGCCCACTGCGAGGCCTGCCGCGCCGATGCCCCACAGGTTTCCGAGAGCGAGCTGGCCGAGCTGATCCACGAGATCCCCGACTGGAGCATCGAGGTGCGCGACGGCGTCATGCAGCTGGAGAAGGTGTTCGCCTTCCCCGACTTCCAGCGCGCGCTGAACTTCACCAACGCAGTCGGCGCCCTCGCCGAGATGGAGGGCCACCACCCGGCGCTGCTCACCGAGTGGGGCAAGGTCACGGTGACCTGGTGGACCCACAAGATCGGCGGCCTGCACCGCAACGACTTCATCATGGCGGCGCGCACCGACCACGCTGCGCAGCACGCCGAAGGCCACCGCCAGTCGTAG
- a CDS encoding DUF2955 domain-containing protein encodes MATERRPRAQRALRLASGTALCLAASYALGLPLPFVAPLFALFLFARLDRPLSPKAGLGLTLVVILTTGSGLMLIPLLRHAPFSGVLLVGLCLFLAFRHGLGGGNALLTTFLTVGLTMISAAGTTDFGLALMVIAALAQGLLLAVLVLPVGHWLFPEPAGARPPPTEPRLPAAEANWVALRAALVVLPAWLLALIDPAGYMAIILKAVGLGQQSCSATARDAARELIGSTLLGGLMAVLFWWALGLFVHLWMFFLWMLLFGLLVARRLYGLTPTRLSPGFWLNGLVTMLILLGLSVEDSANGKDVYGAFALRMGLFVAISLYAWLMVYLLDRYRQGRLRQPGC; translated from the coding sequence ATGGCTACTGAGCGCAGGCCCCGCGCCCAGCGCGCGCTGCGCCTGGCCAGCGGCACCGCGCTGTGCCTGGCGGCGAGCTACGCCCTGGGGCTGCCGCTGCCGTTCGTTGCCCCGCTGTTCGCCCTGTTCCTGTTCGCCCGGCTCGACCGCCCGCTGTCGCCCAAGGCCGGGCTGGGCCTGACGCTGGTGGTGATCCTGACCACCGGCAGCGGCCTGATGCTGATCCCCCTGCTGCGCCATGCCCCGTTCAGCGGCGTACTGCTGGTCGGCCTGTGCCTGTTCCTGGCCTTCCGCCATGGCCTGGGCGGCGGCAACGCCCTGCTCACCACCTTCCTCACCGTCGGCCTGACCATGATCTCGGCCGCCGGCACCACCGACTTCGGCCTGGCGCTGATGGTCATCGCCGCCCTGGCGCAGGGCCTGCTGCTCGCCGTACTGGTGCTGCCCGTCGGCCACTGGCTGTTTCCCGAGCCGGCCGGCGCCCGACCGCCGCCGACCGAGCCGCGCCTGCCCGCCGCGGAGGCCAACTGGGTGGCGCTGCGCGCCGCCCTGGTGGTGCTGCCGGCCTGGCTGCTGGCGCTGATCGACCCGGCCGGCTACATGGCGATCATCCTCAAGGCGGTCGGCCTCGGCCAGCAGAGCTGCAGCGCCACGGCGCGCGACGCCGCACGCGAGCTGATCGGCTCGACCCTGCTCGGCGGCCTCATGGCCGTGCTGTTCTGGTGGGCGCTCGGCCTGTTCGTGCACCTGTGGATGTTCTTCCTGTGGATGCTGCTGTTCGGCCTGCTGGTGGCGCGCAGACTCTACGGCCTCACGCCGACCCGGCTGAGCCCCGGCTTCTGGCTGAACGGCCTGGTGACCATGCTCATCCTGCTCGGCCTGTCGGTCGAGGACAGCGCCAACGGCAAGGACGTCTATGGCGCCTTCGCCCTGCGCATGGGCCTGTTCGTCGCCATCAGCCTGTACGCCTGGCTGATGGTCTACCTGCTCGACCGCTACCGCCAGGGCCGCCTGCGCCAGCCCGGCTGCTGA
- a CDS encoding DUF2970 domain-containing protein: MNQPDKPTDKQHERPLGLRQMLQSVLAAAFGVQSNRNRQRDFSRGKPSHFILLGLLFTLLFVLLLFGVVRLVLNLAGAG, encoded by the coding sequence ATGAACCAGCCCGACAAGCCCACCGACAAGCAGCACGAGCGCCCGCTCGGCCTGCGCCAGATGCTGCAGAGCGTGCTGGCCGCCGCCTTCGGCGTGCAGAGCAATCGCAACCGCCAGCGCGACTTCAGCCGTGGCAAGCCCAGTCACTTCATCCTGCTCGGCCTGCTGTTCACCCTGCTGTTCGTGCTGCTGCTGTTCGGCGTGGTGCGCCTGGTGCTGAACCTCGCCGGGGCCGGCTAG
- a CDS encoding sensor domain-containing diguanylate cyclase, with protein MPSLRSLLRLDLRRLILLLTLATALLTLANTFYASYLVQQDLLIQESLESNRVYAVKLAASTEHFLAGTRQQLAYSASLLPGQMQDEERLNREVDRLRLQTASFNSVFVVDASGKVLASSPQTLQQVGKTVQSHGALQALSERRPLISAPYISALGNLVVFISQPIHDRQGNYLGYVGGSIYLQQHNILNTLLGEHHYKDGSYLYVIDRGRRLLYHPEAARIGEVVHGNPVIEDVIRGQDGSRQLINSRGVDMLAGYAPVPSTGWGIVAQRPTASVMAKLRSLMLGVLSNAVPFSLLSLLAIWGLARMVSQPLRQLANTAQHLDSPTASEQIHRVRSWYFEAAQLKRALLAGLALLQQKIGQLNLDTLTDPLSGLLNRRGLQVALEQWVRGGQPFAVLALDIDHFKLINDNHGHEAGDRAIRHFAQLMRDCSRRDDVLCRSGGEEFVMLLPGTSLDSACQVAERLRQRTESATAPDGIRFTLSVGVAHWPDSAHEVDGVLQLADQALYRAKREGRNRVNSASASCQP; from the coding sequence ATGCCTTCCCTCCGATCCCTGCTGCGTCTCGATCTGCGCCGCCTGATCCTGCTGCTCACCCTTGCCACGGCACTGCTCACCCTCGCCAATACCTTCTATGCCAGCTACCTGGTGCAGCAGGACCTGCTGATCCAGGAAAGCCTGGAGTCCAACCGCGTCTATGCCGTCAAGCTGGCCGCAAGCACCGAGCACTTCCTCGCCGGCACCCGCCAGCAACTGGCCTACAGCGCCAGCCTGCTGCCCGGGCAGATGCAGGACGAGGAGCGCCTGAACCGGGAGGTCGACCGCCTGCGCCTGCAGACGGCCAGCTTCAACTCGGTATTCGTGGTGGATGCAAGCGGCAAGGTACTGGCTTCCTCGCCGCAGACCCTGCAGCAGGTGGGCAAGACCGTGCAGAGCCACGGCGCCCTGCAGGCGCTGAGCGAGCGCCGGCCGCTGATCAGCGCCCCCTACATTTCCGCCCTGGGCAACCTGGTGGTGTTCATTTCCCAGCCGATCCACGACCGCCAGGGCAACTACCTCGGCTACGTCGGCGGCAGCATCTACCTGCAGCAGCACAACATCCTCAACACCCTGCTCGGCGAGCACCACTACAAGGACGGCTCCTACCTGTACGTGATCGACCGCGGCCGCCGCCTGCTCTACCACCCGGAAGCCGCGCGGATCGGCGAGGTGGTGCACGGCAACCCGGTGATCGAGGACGTGATCCGCGGGCAGGACGGCAGCCGCCAACTGATCAACTCGCGCGGCGTGGACATGCTGGCCGGCTACGCGCCCGTGCCCAGCACCGGCTGGGGCATAGTCGCCCAGCGCCCCACCGCCAGCGTCATGGCCAAGCTGCGGAGCCTGATGCTGGGGGTGCTGAGCAATGCCGTGCCCTTCTCGCTGCTCAGCCTGCTGGCCATCTGGGGGCTGGCACGGATGGTCTCCCAGCCCCTGCGCCAGCTGGCCAACACCGCCCAGCATCTGGACTCGCCGACCGCCAGCGAGCAGATCCACCGGGTACGCTCCTGGTACTTCGAGGCGGCCCAGCTCAAGCGCGCCCTGCTCGCCGGCCTGGCCCTGCTGCAGCAGAAGATCGGCCAGCTCAACCTCGACACCCTCACCGACCCGCTCAGCGGCCTGCTCAACCGCCGCGGCCTGCAGGTTGCCCTGGAACAGTGGGTGCGCGGCGGACAGCCCTTCGCCGTGCTGGCCCTCGACATCGATCACTTCAAGCTGATCAACGACAACCACGGCCATGAAGCCGGCGACCGGGCGATCCGCCATTTCGCCCAGCTGATGCGCGACTGCTCGCGCCGCGACGACGTCCTCTGCCGCTCGGGCGGCGAGGAGTTCGTCATGCTGCTGCCGGGCACCAGCCTGGACTCCGCCTGCCAGGTCGCCGAACGCCTGCGCCAGCGGACCGAATCCGCCACGGCGCCGGACGGCATCCGCTTCACCCTCTCCGTCGGCGTCGCCCATTGGCCGGACAGCGCACACGAGGTCGACGGCGTGCTGCAGCTGGCCGACCAGGCCCTGTACCGGGCCAAGCGCGAGGGACGCAACCGGGTGAACAGCGCCTCGGCAAGCTGCCAGCCGTGA